The window GGAAACCAAACCAGTATGGACGAAAAGAAAAGAAAACAGAGACACCGGGACTATCAGCTCTGGATGTATTGGCACACATGCAAGGCNNNNNNNNNNNNNNNNNNNNNNNNNNNNNNNNNNNNNNNNNNNNNNNNNNNNNNNNNNNNNNNNNNNNNNNNNNNNNNNNNNNNNNNNNNNNNNNNNNNNNNNNNNNNNNNNNNNNNNNNNNNNNNNNNNNNNNNNNNNNNNNNNNNNNNNNNNNNNNNNNNNNNNNNNNNNNNNNNNNNNNNNNNNNNNNNNNNNNNNNNNNNNNNNNNNNNNNNNNNNNNNNNNNNNNNNNNNNNNNNNNNNNNNNNNNNNNNNNNNNNNNNNNNNNNNNNNTTTTAGAAAATAAGATAGTCTTGCACTCATCCTCATCAAATTCTGATGTGAAATAATAAAATTTATGTTCCTTCAAACTTTTGCAGACAATCAGCCAAACAAATAACTACGAACATTTTTCGTGCTTAACAGTTGTAAATTGAACGATGGAACCTGCTATATTTCATCTATTGAAACAATTTTAAGTTTCAGGTTCGTGATTTTCAACGAAGGTATTAAGGAGTGAAAATAAGTGTTAACCAATAAAAGAGTGGAAATAATTGATAACACGTTTTGACTACGTCATTGCTGGACTGATGGCCATAAAGAGCATATGAAGTAAAAAAGATAGAGAGAAAAACAAAACCAGAAAAACCTCACCTTCACAAGATCTGTGCAGAATCACCGGCCCTGAACCACCCTGTAATTTAGAACCAGTTGTTGTGGCCAGAAGTCCAGAACATGTATGAAGATGTATGCATACACTGTATGATTTGCTGTAATAAAAAAACTCGTAAGATTTGTTCATGAATCATATAATGATTTCCAAGAGGTAGCATAACTATTAGATACGAGTGTCGTACATGGTACATCTATGTGATGCTCAGTACATATTAAGCTATGAACAGTATAAAATAGCCTAGGGTTGAAACATCTAAATTCTATCGTGTATAGACGTTACCCTAAAGTTCACTATCACCTGTGAAATATACATATCACCAAGGTCATTTCCCTTGTAAAGGGCATGCACTGGTCTGATATTTGCAGGTTCAGAGGCAATGCGACAATGCATCAGCTGAGACTCCATCGCTAGTTTGCAACTCAAGATTCAGAATCAAGAGACATAATGATCTTGTTTGGCCGCAGCATCATCCTTGTCCCCAGGAAATACTTGTACTACTGTACTGTGAAAACCAAGACTTACTCAAAACCATTTCAAGGTTCAAATGTTGGAACTTCATTTAGAGGGGAATATAGTGCCCGATATACTGTTCTGTCAATAATATTCCTGTAAGGATCCTCCTCCCGCTTCTTGATTAAGTATGCTAAACTTTGTTCAATTTCAGATTGTATCTCCAAATACAATTTGTTTGCACTGTCTTTGTCTTTCAGGATCTCTTCCCTTCCTTTTGTTTCTATTGGTTTCCCAAACAAATGGTAATAACGGCCTGGCAACTTAGGTAGAACTCCTGGAATAAAGAGGTTTTGATTGGCAACTTCTCCACTTGTATCCTCCCTATAACCAGACGACATTTTTGTTAAATGTAAAGATTAGAAGAGAATTTATACTTAAATGTAGCAACAATTTTGATGGTATTTCATGATATCTTTACCTCAATTTTACAGCACCATTATTAGCATTGATGAAATAGTCGCCCACCACAGGGATATTCTTTATGTCATTGTAGTCGATAACCAACTGCCACATTCAAATTAAGAACCAAAGTTGCAATGTGTTAACCTCAAAATTGTAGCTCAAGACAGAAGGAGGTGTCAGTAAAGAAATGATATTTCATCCCAGATACCACAATACATCACAAGACTTTAAACTTAAGGTAAACATAAATGTCTATTGTATTACTCTTGGTGAAGAAGAAAATGGTATATAGCCAGGGAAGAGACTACTAAGATAAAGTAAAAGTCAAACAGCAGGATTGACAGAGCCTGTATGAATGATTTTTACAGACCTGTATTTTGGTTGAGGGATTTAAACTCTTAAGGTACAAACAATTACTACACATATATAGGTTATACTTATACTTCGTATTCTAAAGAACCACACCTGACCCCAATTCAATCCTACATATTGATAATGATTAGTACATGTCTAGTTAACACCCTTGGTTTGGTAACTTTGTTATCTTGTTAGAGATTAGGAAGAAATATGAGAAATATTAAGATACCCTGCATAGAACTGTCATACACCCTGAGAAAAGGTCCTTAAATTTACCAAGAAAAGTTTGCAGTATAACAGTTACACAAGCTTACTTCGAGTAAGTCATCTGCTCCTACAGCTGCAAATGGTACAATTGTGGCTCCAAAACGTGCTGCCATTCTGACAAATTCAGGTTGATCAGGCCAGAATAACTTGTATTCTTCACCCTGCCAATTATAGAAGCACCCTATTATCATGGACAACAAAAATTATGACACAACTTTGGTTACTCTACCAAAATAAATAGCTTCTTTATACTGTACTTATATTTCCTTTGCCCTTATTGTTCCAAGTCTCTAAGAACATGCAAAGTTCGGAGTTCCTTTGTTAATCTGAATAAACTGAAAACAAATTCACATGGGCATGTGCAGGGACCGGCATGTGCATATGCACTCTCTTTCTCCTTTCACAGTTATCCTTTACAAAATAGATCCAATATGATAGGCACAATTGCATCACTATAGGGACTCACTTTAGCTCTGGCTCAAATATATCAAAAGAATCTTATTCATTTCTTGACCCAAAGAAGCTTAGCTTATTCTGAAATGTCTAAACAAGCTCACACACAAATGCACAGGCACACACATGAAAGTTTGTGGTGTCTGCATGGAAATTGGAATGTATATATTTCCTCTATTAGACATTCTGTTAGTCTCTAAAGTAATTGATTGGAACATCAACACTTTGACAAATGTAATTAAATAAATGCTTGATCATGAATCAGGGCACAGAAACCCACTATCCACACATACAAGTAGATGAAAGAACCTACAAAAAAAAGCATACTGACACAGGTGTAACAGCTTCATTAGGCATAGCACAACCAATATGACCTAGGAAATTATATATTAATGACCTAAAAAAATTTATGTCTGAAAATCAGATAATCTCTGGCAGATAAAACACATTGCAAGGAAACTGCCATTTCAAAAAAAAATACAGTACTATACAGAACTGGGCAGTTATTGCACCTTGTAATGGAGAGCTTCACGTGCACCACCAGGATACAGGAGAACATGTGATTTTGATGAAAGTGATTTGAATAGATATCTTGCCGTAACTGGTACTGCACCAAATACTTTGAGCAAGTCAAAATCATCTGAGCTCTTCCCCAACAACAGTTCTGGATGTGCTAAACCACGAACCATTATTTTCTTTTCTCTCAAAAATTCTTCAACCATAGAATACAGTTCCAGCCCCATTAGATTATGATAGCCAACAATTAAGACAGGTCCTTCATTTGGAACTCCTGCAAGACCTCTCACCACCGTTCCATCTTCCAAAGTTGAGAAAAGAACAGCACCAGAAGCAAAGCGTAACAATCTGCCATTCAGTTGTTGTAGTATCAGCTTTGGTCCCATATGTGTGTGTGTGTGTGTGTCTTAAAGATAGTGATGCAATATAGCCTGGTCCAGGTAACTTGCAAGTGAAACCTGTACATGATACATCTAGACTGCTTATAAGATCCTAGATATGAGCAGCATTTCGTGTTTCTTATTTTGGAGACCAGGAAAGCTGTCATGAGTAGAGGGATTGGTGTATGAATGCATAGGGTTACACTTGATTGATATGAAAATGTATACTAGCTTCTTACTACGGTTTTTATTTTCTAGCTTCTCATCACCAAAAACTCTTCAAGTAGTATTATGAGATATCACAAGCCTGTCTGACATCACCAAGACTCAGATTTAGCTATATAAATACATGGAATATTCCTTTGGAAAATCTTTTTCAATGAAGTAAACAACTTATAAATGCTCAAATTTTATATACCTGTGCAACAATGTACATTCCTAAGCAAAGCTGAACAATAAACAGGATGAACTACCTCATTCGAAACATGGAACTCGACTAAGACAAAGTAGACAAAGCTATGGAGTCATTAATTGAAGTTAAGAAGTACCATATCTGGAAGCTTGCCACCAAAAAATAGGAAAGGAAAAGAGAAGTTGCACAAGTAAATTACCCGACTGTTTCATCAAATGTATTGTTGAATTCTGTCATACTAGGAGGAAGAAAATCTGAGAAACTATCACGCTTCCTCGAACGTCGATATTTGAGAGTACCTTTTATTACTGTCAACAAATTAACCCCATCTTCCTGTAACATGGCAACAGGAGTGAAGTCAATTAAGTATGTGTTTCCGCAAGGTAAAGGCGCCCTAGAAGCAAAATTTTCTATTGCACATAAATAACAATAGAGAATTTACATTATAACAAAAATAAAGAATAAAAAAATGTTGTCACAAAATTGTTGTAAAGCTATCCATTGACAAATGGACCAATTGATATCCCTGGAGAATTTTCAAGTCAAATCTCCATCTTTGACAAGAGCTTTCATCCGACTTGTTAATTATTGAAACAAACAAAAGGGTGTTGAGATCAAGCAACAGCAGATTCAACAATATTGAAGAAAAAGAAAGAAACTGAAGTAATTCTTAAAAAATCAAATCCAGCAATTCCTTCAAGCGTACACCTTGTTGTCAATTTGTTCCTAATTCTATAAACCACTATTTTAGAGTCACACTGAAGCAACCATACAAGATAGTTCACCTCAATCAGTTTGATAGTATCAGACAAGTCTACTCGGCTTAAATGTATAAAAGTCATTGTCAGTAATTTTGTATTAACAGGATAGACCAATAGAAAATCCAGTAGCACCATGCCAGCCGCCAGACTTTGTAAAATGCATAAATATTCACTTACCAGTAATAGGGTATGCCCATTGTCTGGGAAGTGACGAACTGTACAGTTCTGTAATGCGCTCCTTAATCGGCCCGCTTCATCTTGACTAGGAACCATGTTATCCTTGTCACTGAAATGAAATATAAACAATTATACACTTGTACCCAAAAATTTCCAATATCTACTTTGAGAATGAAAAAAGGTAATGATCATATAAAGAGAGAAGAAAAGACGTTAAATTTCCATAAAAACAAGAGAACCACAACAGGGAAAGTCAGTAACCTAGCCAACACAAGTACTTCAGCTTTGACAGCATGGAGACGGGAATTTGCATAACCAGCAGCTGATTTGAGCAGCTTCAGCTTCCAAAGAAGAGTTTCCCTTGGTATAATATCGGCCAAGGACTGGGAAGCAAATTATAATAAGTAAAGAACAAATAGAATACGGTAATGATTGTACTGATATAGGTCAATGACAGCAGTATATGATACGAGAACAGAAGGAAATGATGATAATACAGGAGTTACAACACACAACTACGTTCATTCTTATCAAACATTTTCTCATAACCTTTCAAGATGATGTGCTAGCTGTGACTATGACTTTCAGAAATCACCTAAAGACTTCAGGGATCTTTATGGGGTATTAACTGTGTATCTGCTATTCCTATGCTTAAAGTGTATAATCATCAGGTGGAAAACTCAAGTTAGTGTCTAAGGTAATAGATATTAATTTCAAGTCACTGAACAATATATGGCAAGTATGTCAACAATGACGCTCGGAGTTACGCTTCTCAACATTAAGCTGTTTCAGAGTATAATGCACCATTCTTCTTGAATATACATGAAAAGGTGTGTGCCTCACCATATGTCGACAGTAAGTGATTGTTTAAAAGAAAGGAAACTACATTTTCCATAGCTTACTTTAATTTTCAACCTAGATGAGCATCATTTCAGTTTCTTTACCTATTGAAATTATCATCTGCCTTACCAGTGAGCAGGATCAACTATAATAGTGAGCACATGCTTCTTAATAGATGTGGGTATGTTTGAGACTAAATACTGACAAAATGCTGGAAAGGAAAAGAACTACACTGGATCCAAAAGATTAATTGAAAAATCAACAGTAAATGATCAGCTGAGGCACTGAGCACACATAATAAATAACAACACAAAACTAGTTAAACAAAGAAAAAGATATCGCCAAGAACTAGAATACAAAGTTAAACAAACATAAAAGCAATTAATTCTTACAGAGAGACATGGTAGCAAAGCAGTGAGGTTCTGAGACATTTGCGCAAGTTTTAAACCTGGAGGAAGCCTACTTTTGATGTTCACCATTGCCATTTTTGTAGGATCACCTGATAGCATGAAAATCCAAAGAAAACATCAGAACTGACGTAATAGAGAATCGTGATTGAAAACAAGAGAAACTTGAAAGTGCCTATATCCTGTCATGGCACACATGAAATCCCAAGACAATTGACATCTGAGATTTCTTAATAGTGCCTCATAAGCAATGGCTCCCAGTAATGTAATAGTCAATGAAAGATGATGCATTTATTGATGTAGCTATAAATTGGGGGAATAACCAGGGATCATAACCAGGCTTGCAAGAACAAGGCTGGGCTATCAACTGTTATATAAGCAACACCTTATTACAACAAACATTTCACGGAACAAAGTAATACAGTTTAATATAAACTATAAAGACAGGATTAAAGGCGGTAAAGCACAGAGAACTGCTACATTAGCAACAGCTTGTCTGATTTCTCCACAGATATTAAGGGATTTAGAATCTACAGCAGCGAATGACGTACCCATAACAAAGCTGAGAAGATAGGGAACTGTAATATGTAATTCTTCAGGCATAGCCTCCAAGATTGGGAAGAGAGGTTGCAACTGAGACCTCTCAATGGATGTTGCTACAATAGAACATCAAAAAGGTCAAATTGACGGTGTGTATCGACCAAAGTTCATTAACACATAAGATTGTACGAGGAAGGAAATGAACTATACACCATAACACCAACCTGGGTTGACTAGTACCAGTACGAGGTCAATGGTAGGATTACGTGCAGCCACAGCAAGTGAGAGGCATCCTCCAAAAGAATCTCCTACCAAATATATTGGCTTGTTGGGAGATGAAGCATGCTCGAGCCTAATAGTTTCTTCAACCAATTTCACCAGCCCTATAAATGTAAGCCCATTAATTACTGATTGAACATCTTTTGAAAAAAGAACGATGAAGAAGAGGAAGAGACTAGGCATGACCTGACTGTCACAAGTTCGAATTAAAAAAAATATATGCACATGGTGCTGAGGTAAAGTAGTATAGCTTAGAGACTACAAAATTTCCAGCAATACAGCATATATCCATAGCCACTTAATGGTTTCAGAAATTGAAGGTGAAACGATGATACTCAAATTCTTCAACAACAAGCAATACCCCATTTTGGTTTGGTATAAATGAGACCACAGTGGACAACTCAAGCAACTGTTGGTTAGCATCAAAGAAGCATAAGAAACCCACTTACAAGTTAGAAACTAGTTTAGCCTGTTAACATGCAGAAAGGTAATTGGAGTTATCTCAATCACGTAAATGTAAGATTTATGATTATACTCATGATGTGGACTTATGGACATAAACTATGTCATTGCCCTTCAATTCTCACAACAACAACAACAACAAACAAAAAAAAAAAAAAAAAAAAACTAGAAGAATAAAGTGGCAAAAAAGCTTACTGAAAGTCAATCCTGCAAGGAACCTAAAATGAGCATTGTTAGATAAAGGACACAACCAAATCCTTAAGTGTTCAGATCAACATAAAAAAAAATATCGAAAGTGTGTTTAAAATAGTCATATATCGAATAGCTACAAGCAGTTCTAAATACAGGATTGCACATCAATAGTTGGAAAAACTCCACAAAAAACTCAAGAAAATACTCTTCATCTATAAACTTGTACGGATATGCATATCGATCACCTTCAAACGGTGTTCGATCGTTAACTGGAATATGCAAGCATCGAACTTCAAAGACCCTGAAAAGGTTTAAGGAATTATAGATCAGAAGAAACAGTTCACCCCAAGTTAAACAGCTAGACCTGATCTGTAGAAGTGCCATGTTTCTTTAGCAGGGCCTACTATAAAAGGGTTGGAGGCTGAGCAACAAAAACATAGTATCAAGGATAATAGTTACCAACTTACTTCTGAAGAGCTTTATGATGCAAAATGAGTCCCCAGCCAGTACCATCCAGCCCTGTGTGCATCAGTAACGCAGTGATTACACAACATTCTTTGATATGAATTTCACTCATTAACAAGCTCATATTCAAAAGTTTCTTCCGATAAGAGATATAAACATTCATTTTTCCTCAAGACCAACTATGCATTTCACTTCAACCAAAATCACAAACTAAAGTAGCTTCAAGATTAATGACATATGGTGACTGATCCGGCATCAATTACCAGGCAAAAACAAAAGAACTGGAGAACCCTTCAATGGAGGGTTAAACGCAAGGGGGCTGAACCATCGGGGAGGACCACCATCAGGCTTAATCATCTGCTCATTTGCATCGAAATAATCCTTTACAGTCACAGTCCCATACCCGTCATCCCACAAAGGTTCCAAACTTTCAAGAACACCATCTTCTATCTTCTGTTTCTCCTTAACCTTATGCCTCAAACTGCCATTCCCTTGATCAACTAAAGGCCTACTTCCCTCCCTCTCCCCAACTACAGAAGCTCCATTCACTACAACTGAATCTGAAGACAAAACTGATGCATCCTGATTACTTAAACTTCTACCTTGCACTCTAAACCGAGGCTTACTCTCGGAACTCAACCCAAAAAAGTGAGGTCCCCCAAAACCTATAACTGATGTCATGACTGATGCTACAATTACAGAAGATTGATTCTAGACCCTTAATTCACCCAGTGAGGAACTTGTGAACTTCAAAATCTAGTACTTGGGAGCAGAAATGAAGGTAAATGTGCTAAATTCAGTTGGCCCCTAAACCACTCTATGGATAAAATCACACATTAAGCACAGAAATGGTCACAAAAGTGAAACTTGAAGCAACCCCAGATTAGGAAAACTGGAATTGATAGTCTGACACAGAAACAGTTCCAAAAGTGAAAGTTGAAGCAAACCCAGAATGGCAAACTGGAATTTATATATACAGCCCAACACAGAGACAGTTCCAAAAGTGAAACTCTAGAACTGCCTCTCTAGCCCAAGCAAAGTTCTGAGGCTCTAAACTTCAAGAATTATTGGCAGCAATATGGTACAACAAATGTGAAATAAACACCACACAAATAAACATAGCAAAAAGGGAAACTATTAGCCAAGAATTTGGATTCTACCTCAGTTGGGGTCTGATTGGCAGAGAGAGTTGGGTCATGTCCATGCTTTTTGCTCTGGTTGTCAATTAGCCACATGTGTGAGAATACAAAGCTTTACAATAAATGATGGTAAAACAAGCTTACATACCACACCGCTCAGTTTCAACAACAAAAATGGAAGGTCGGTCTCTGCTCTGGTAAATCCCAAATGGGGTAAAGACTCAAGAGTGAAGTATCAACATCAGTCAGGCTCAACCCCCAGAGTCCCAAACGGCACGAACAGTGTCTGAAACCAAGAGAACCAATCAAAACTGTAAATGGGGTGAACTATTGGGACTCCATCGGAATATGCTTCAGTTGCATGGTTGGAATTTTCCTGCCCTCGCTTTTGTTTTTCTGGTCAAACAAGAAACCATACAAGAGGGATGATCTATAATGCTTCTCAAGTCAATAATGGTTGATATTGAAGGAGTTCCGGAACTCTAAACAATGTTCATATACAAAGCAAGCTCGTACCAAATGAGACATACGATACAATTTCCACCACCTGAGATTCAAAGACTGAAAGAGAAGTAGAATCCCCTTATCTCCATCTCAAAGCTTCATGGTTCTTTGGATCTTCACAAGCTTGTTATTCTCTCATCCATAGCACACCTCCCTCCAAGGCATGCATTCCTGGGAAAACTGCCACTCCCATGGTCGTTGGTGGATGTTAGGAATCATCTTCCATGTCTCATTGCTTTATATTGTTTGTTTTTTGGCCATTTGTAAACGTATGTTACATGTAATGCAGAAAATATACCCGGCCAAACAGAATGATAAAACTTCATAAAACCCACATGAGGGAAACCAAACCAGTATGGACGAAAAGAAAAGAAAACAGAGACACCGGGACTATCAGCTCTGGATGTATTGGCACACATGCAAGGCAAAATTGGGATTACTGGNNNNNNNNNNNNNNNNNNNNNNNNNNNNNNNNNNNNNNNNNNNNNNNNNNNNNNNNNNNNNNNNNNNNNNNNNNNNNNNNNNNNNNNNNNNNNNNNNNNNNNNNNNNNNNNNNNNNNNNNNNNNNNNNNNNNNNNNNNNNNNNNNNNNNNNNNNNNNNNNNNNNNNNNNNNNNNNNNNNNNNNNNNNNNNNNNNNNNNNNNNNNNNNNNNNNNNNNNNNNNNNNNNNNNNNNNNNNNNNNNNNNNNNNNNNNNNNNNNNNNNNNNNNNNNNNNNNNNNNNNNNNNNNNNNNNNNNNNNNNNNNNNNNNNNNNNNNNNNNNNNNNNNNNNNNNNNNNNNNNNNNNNNNNNNNNNNNNNNNNNNNNNNNNNNNNNNNNNNNNNNNNNNNNNNNNNNNNNNNNNNNNNNNNNNNNNNTGCTAACCAGAGCCTTCTCAGCAAGTTGTAGGATGCATGGTTATGGTAATCAATTGGCTACCAAACTTTACAAGTGTTCTGATTACCACTAGTGTACCAGAAGAATCAATGTCCCAGTATCAAAATAAACTATGACCTGCAAGTTTAAATATCAACAACAAAGCTTTAGGTACTCCTGCGCTTAGTTAATGACATACATTATAGTCTGTATTAGTATTCTAAGGATGAACACCATAGTAATGAACGTATTGACACAAGTCGATATTGTCTCTTTTAGAAAATAAGATAGTCTTGCACTCATCCTCATCAAATTCTGATGTGAAATAATAAAATTTATGTTCCTTCAAACTTTTGCAGACAATCAGCCAAACAAATAACTACAAACATTTTTTGTGCTTAACAGTTGTAAATTGAACGATGGAACCTGCTATATTTCATCTATTGAAACAATTTGAAGTTTCAGGTCTCAAGTTCATGATTTTCAACGAAGGTATTAAGGAGTGAAAATAAGTGTTAACCAATAA of the Fragaria vesca subsp. vesca linkage group LG6, FraVesHawaii_1.0, whole genome shotgun sequence genome contains:
- the LOC101313423 gene encoding acyltransferase-like protein At1g54570, chloroplastic-like, encoding MTSVIGFGGPHFFGLSSESKPRFRVQGRSLSNQDASVLSSDSVVVNGASVVGEREGSRPLVDQGNGSLRHKVKEKQKIEDGVLESLEPLWDDGYGTVTVKDYFDANEQMIKPDGGPPRWFSPLAFNPPLKGSPVLLFLPGLDGTGWGLILHHKALQKVFEVRCLHIPVNDRTPFEGLVKLVEETIRLEHASSPNKPIYLVGDSFGGCLSLAVAARNPTIDLVLVLVNPATSIERSQLQPLFPILEAMPEELHITVPYLLSFVMGDPTKMAMVNIKSRLPPGLKLAQMSQNLTALLPCLSSLADIIPRETLLWKLKLLKSAAGYANSRLHAVKAEVLVLASDKDNMVPSQDEAGRLRSALQNCTVRHFPDNGHTLLLEDGVNLLTVIKGTLKYRRSRKRDSFSDFLPPSMTEFNNTFDETVGLLRFASGAVLFSTLEDGTVVRGLAGVPNEGPVLIVGYHNLMGLELYSMVEEFLREKKIMVRGLAHPELLLGKSSDDFDLLKVFGAVPVTARYLFKSLSSKSHVLLYPGGAREALHYKGEEYKLFWPDQPEFVRMAARFGATIVPFAAVGADDLLELVIDYNDIKNIPVVGDYFINANNGAVKLREDTSGEVANQNLFIPGVLPKLPGRYYHLFGKPIETKGREEILKDKDSANKLYLEIQSEIEQSLAYLIKKREEDPYRNIIDRTVYRALYSPLNEVPTFEP